The Candidatus Dormiibacterota bacterium genome segment GCTGCCAGCCGGTGTCGGCGACGGCCAGGCGCAGCTGGCGGCGGTCGTCGGCGTCGCGCCACTCCATGGTGAGGCCGGCGGCGTGCAGCGAGCGGACCATGGCGGAGACGTGGGCGCGGCTGGCATCGAGGTGGCGCACCAGCGCGCTCTCGGGAAGGCCGCCGTCCCCGGCCCGGGCGGCGAGCGTGAGGAGCACGTGATACTGGGCCGGGCTCAACCCCTCCTCGACGGCGAGCCGGTCGACCAGCGCGACCGCACGCCGGAACAGCATCCGCATCCGCGCCCGCCGCCGGATCCCCTCGCGCGCGGCGGCGGAGACCGGGTCGGTCCTTCCGGCCATGTGTCCTTCGGTCCAGTTGACAAACTCCGGCTCCCTCGCGGATTGTAGGTCGGGGGTACGGAAGCGTCTCGCAACCATCCAGGGGAGACCGCGTATGTCCGCCGTCATCCTCGACCTCGAGCCCGACTACCGGGAGGTGGTGGCGCTGATCTGCCGCCGCCTGGGGCTC includes the following:
- a CDS encoding MarR family transcriptional regulator; protein product: MAGRTDPVSAAAREGIRRRARMRMLFRRAVALVDRLAVEEGLSPAQYHVLLTLAARAGDGGLPESALVRHLDASRAHVSAMVRSLHAAGLTMEWRDADDRRQLRLAVADTGWQLLERLGERQEQVLRDFVAGFDRTEVEEIVADISARYLGLNQG